The following nucleotide sequence is from Paroedura picta isolate Pp20150507F chromosome 1, Ppicta_v3.0, whole genome shotgun sequence.
ACTAACCAGTAGTGAATGTTACAACTTTTTTTTTCAGACCTTCCCTGATTTTTTTGGCATGCAAATCTAGCTGTGTAGGCAGTCAGTCTTCCCTCTATATTGATACTTACATCTGACAGCAATCGATCCAAGTTGGAATCACTGGCTACTTTTCTCTTGTCTTCAGGGAGTTCTTCCAATTCTCCATAAAGCTCCAGATTCAGACGTGCCAGCTTCTCCTGCATCCCTCGCACATGCTCCATTTGCTCAATGGAACATTCATTTCCTGAAGCAATCAAAGTGCAGAGTTACTCAGAGGTCTGATAGTGATCAAAGAAACCAATTTTACAACTTGCATCAAAATGGAAGAGCCTTTGCCCAGAAAAATCACATCTATGTATCCACTAGCATTCCTCATTGaccataaaaatgaatatatAGATAATATAGAATTTTAATGCAAGCCAGGCCTTCTGCCTTTGTATTCATTCCTGTTATTACTTCAAACTGTTGATGCCAGTTACACAATTAGTGAAGTTCAGACAGGAAGGAGTGTGAATAGACACCATTAATGCATAGTCCAACTTTATCCCACTACTGTCACCATGGCCCACCATGGCCCCTCATTCTGTCATAAGGACTGCCACCTCATATGTGAGATTTCAGAGAACTGGATGAAATGCATCTTTGTGCTTGGATGAACAAGTGCCTTGGGAGAACAGGAAGGGGCTACAAAATTACCAAATGCTTGAAGTTTGCCAGAGTGGAAGTCATTCAGAAGATTCAGAAGCCCTTTTTCCATCTCTTGAACATCTGACACATCTGTAAGAAATGAGTGCTGGATGGGAGCCGATTGAGCTCCTTTGCTTTCTGCTCCGAGTGGTTTAGCTCTCTCTTTTATGCCTCTGAGGAGAAGATAGATATTTAACACTATGATGAAAACTACTTTCTATTCTCAAGTTTGTTGTTAAATTGAATAACTATcagaaaaagttttaaaatgcgaGACATTACATGGTGTGGATGTATTTCCCACAGTCAATCTAGGAAGGGTCAGGGCTATATTCTGTTTTCATAGTGGTAGAGCCTGGATAATGCCCCCATAATGGATAATGCTTCTCAGCTGTGCCATGATCCAATTTTGAACCATAGATCAACTGTTAAAAACAAAAGGGAGtctgcgggggaggggaggctggtatGCTCATCAGAGCATCAGTGCTTTCGTGTGCATACAGAAGGGTTGGGGCAGGGACAACAGcaagcgggtggggggggggggtaaaccgaTGCTGTTTCTGACTacttgtctgcctgcctgcctgcctgcctgcctccctccactttgcttgctgctgcttcctcagAGAGGAAGAattttcctgcccccttctagaAATGGCCAATATTGTTTCAGAGAAGAATCAAAATGATTGAGACAGCAGACTTCAGAATTCTGAAAATGGGTAGTCCCCACAGCGAAACAACTACAAATTAATTATACTTTTCATGTAAGACACGTAAGTTTTGTTTGGGAAAAACAAGTGATTTCACATAGCACTAACTAACTAACATTTAACTTCAGTAACATAATTCAGGACTAGGAATTAAATGTTTCAATTTGCTCAAGTTGGAAGTGGGATTGCTTTTGTTACTATTATTTTAAAGGCTTTTAGGTTGTATGCTTCCATATACTGTTGGAAGCATTGCTGCAGAAAGGTAATTGATAAGTTACAGTAATTCTGTTCTAATTAAGTCTATTATTTACAGCCCTTATTGGTTTGAATCACCTGTTATTCCATCCTCTTTGGAAATGCAGCCCTTAAATTTGTAGGTTTGCCACTTGTTCCTTACTTCAATGAACTATTCCTAATTTAACTATTTCAGAAATACACGTTGAAAAAGAGGAACTGCTACAAAACTGCAAAAGCACCTTCAGAATATATCATTCTTATAACTATATTAATAAAGTATCTgctccctcttaataaaacagtaaggggtgttggggtgggctgtgtccgtgatcaaaactcccagattgaccccttggccccagactgacaagcggaggagccaatcggaaggcgcaaagtggaAGTGCACATGGctaccagtctgctcctgaccaccgcaaggagaagaggtcagcagggctgccaaggggaatgagaagagagcctgcgccagcccttttcacctcaaggctgtcctaactgtcaacaCAGGGGaacctgagggcatgggtgtgggccttccttttgaggggggagggactttccccttctgccaaagagttggctgacagggaggtcacagaaaagtcccttctcacttaaaatactgctctggctgggggttagacacagacaagccatgtgtctttcttctttgcaactctctgcagatttgaggccactgtaaagcattattctgcagaggaaactggctcttttgtctcctgtttcatctgcacaacaaccctgtgcagtaggcctcaagtctttcaattcaacaacaacctgtgtgggagaccttaaatgtttcttctctaccacaaccctctccaaagtagccctttctgcctggggagctgatctttatactctgcaggtgagctgtaattccagaaactctccaggccacacctggaggttggctacccctgggttggaaatattcctggaggtttggaggtaggacttcaaaatcgtacaatgcctcagtccagccttcaaagaagccatttttgcctgcagttgggagggagtggtgcaggtgtgttccctcctgggctatgggctatggccagcccttaccatcaactgtttgtattctggggcacagacaggcagaccagtatcagtcctgtgagtctggaaagtgcaggaagatctaaataaatatttagagcatgaaactgtaaatagtgaacaagtaaatggctggagacacatgggaagtgacttgactttttccaaccttggcctggcaaataaaaaacagtataaaaaaaccttataaggtcaagactgctgtgcacagagagtcttcttcttagggttgccagcttccctgtgaggctctcaaCCCTATCTCCCTaatcgggagtctgctatggggagaggaagggaagatgattggaaaatgctttgagatacctgaggcctactgggtcactgcagcccattcccagttctctcagatctctcacaaccccacataactcacaggttgactattgtggggagactaatggaaaaggtgtttgtaaaccgctttgagactcctttgggtagtaaacaacagggtacaaaaatccattcttcttctaaggaacaaccatgaaagaagcatgtgggcacataacattttatcaacagtgaaaaaatggaaaagaaggaacagggtagacacctgtgtactgtgactaccccatgtgtattaggacagaggggcatttcggtgtctgtggcctaattcacacaagaagggaaatgatgcagaactggggggaattggttgccatgtaatcttcccctaagaagaatctccagtctgattttcccttcacatatctgaagacatggctctggaaagctcatctgtaatcactatgccacaattcccaaaggtcagtcctctcccatactcagtgagcattccacaccacaggttcttgacacccatatctccacacccacgccctcatttgccaccacgccaccacaacctcccacacaacacacacattcaaccccatgcccttacagactggacaactcctccccttcctcttcccactgccaagctctagtgcttTGACCCTAGTTTCTAATATTCTGATACATGTGAAAGGGCATTTTCTTATGGCTTCAATGTGTCTTTTATACTGGAGCTTTCTGGGTGATGACTCTGGGTCAATTTGGTAGGCTTTGAATGCAGGCAACACCTGAGCCTCTTACCTTTTCAGCTTTGGTTTCTGCAAAGGCGGCTGTGGTGCAGGGTTTGAAAAGGCAGTGCTTTTACTAGGAGGCAAAGAACTTTTCTTACTGTTGACCATCTGAGTGACATGAGTGCTGGATGTTTTAGGACTTCTCCTTTtggtttttctttcttccattccagAGATCGTTGGTGCCACAGCAAATGTGTTCCTACATTAGGAGAGGGAAATTAAAGAATATATGTGCCCATGTGCCCATGGAAAGGAAAATTAGACAACAAAAGTATAAATATCAAACCACAAAAGGGTTTCAAGAACTCCATAGATCCTTTGAAAGCCCATTTGATTAACACTTTAAGGGTCTGAGATTGTGTGTACTCAGAAATAGTAACTTTACTCACTAGCAAGCATGGATAAAATTACAATTTTAGCACTGCAAACCTTTTGGGTGGTTAAGATCTGTATAGGAAGCTCCTTTGAAAGAGATCTTCCAAAAATAATGCATCAGCTAGTATTTTCAattgaaggagaaaaaaatgacTCACTAGGAATTCTGTATCAAAAATatgtcaatattttaaaatgcatattttaaaatgaatctgGAGCAAAATATCATGAAAGATGGAAATGCTGGTAATTGACTTGCCTGGATTTAACAGGTTCCTATTGCATCACAGTGAATCAAAGGTGAAATGCTATGCACCCGGGAGTATGTGCCATTTAACAAAATGGGGATTACTTCTCAGTAAACATATAGGCCACATTGCACATTTATAAATACAAATTACCAAAGCATTGCAGAAAGACAAAATGCAACTTAACAGTACTCCCATTTGGGTAGCAGAATTTTATATCTGATTAACAGTGTAAACACTACACTGTTCAGAACTTATCAGGTGATAAGAGGACATAAATCTGTCTGTGCCTTCAGGGACATTCCGGGGAGGTTAAAGAAGCCAACTACCACTTGATCTtgcatttagtgtttctggggaaggtagttgagcAGGCAGCAACAGACCAATTAAAAGTATACCTAGATGAAACTTCAGTTCTGGACCAATTCCAGTCCGGTTTCTAGCCTGCTTATAGGATGGAGATGGCACTGGTAGCTCTGACAGGTGATCAGGCAGCTAGACTAAGGTGGGTTGgcactgctcatactattagatcCCACAGCAGTGTTCAGCTtcgtagatcatgagctcctggCTCAATGCCTTGCTGAAACGGGGATACTTGGGGCAACTTTGCAGTgatagtctcctttctccaaggttggggacagagaTTTGTTATTGGGGAAGAGCAATTGCACTGTTGTCAACTCCAGTGTCAAGTACCACaaggtgcagttctctccccGATACTATTttacatcttcatgcaccctctagctCGGCTTGTTCACAGATAGGGTCTAGGGTGTCACCAGTATTGGGATGAAACTCATGTCTACCTgttgatgtaaaggtaaaggtatcccctgtgcaagcaccgggtcatgtctgacctttggggtgacgccctccagcgttttcatggcagactcaatatggggtggtttgccagtgccttccccagtcattaccgtttaccccccagcaagctgggtactcattttactgacctcggaaggatggaaggctgagtcaaccttgagccggctgctgggatcgaactcccagcctcatgggcagagcttcagactgcatgtcgctgccttaccactctgtgccccaAGAGGCTCTACCTGATGATGAGTGGCCAGCTAAACACTGTACCTGAATCCTTGGCCAGGTGTCCAGGAGCTGTGATGGCTTCAACAAGGCCTCCCGAAGTTAAACCCCCTGAAGATGGAGATCCTCTGGCTGGGAAAGAAAGGACCAGAAGTGGAAGTGCACCTTGCCtatctggatggagtacagctggaAGCAGCACACACCATCCAGAATTTGGGAATGATAATTGACACCTCCCTcactatggaggtgcagatcacaagGGTATTTtggcaggtgtttttccatctagaCAAAGTGAAGCTACTAGTATCCCATCTGGCCCCAGAACGCCTAGCGACAGTGATCCATCTGATGGTTACctacaggctggacttctgtaacttgctgtatatGGACCTACCATTGaccttgatttggaaactacagctggttcagaagGTGGCTGCCTGGAGCTTTACGAGGATCCTATGGAGAACACATATTCAACCTGCTCTCCAGCAACTGCACCAGTTACCAGtttaattccagatcaagtttaaagtattggttttaacctgtaAGGCATTACATTGTCTGGTACCTGTATATCTGAGGGATATGTGTCCCCCAAAAGCATTGCACTCTGCATATTCCAACTTACTGGTAGTCACTGGTCTCAACCAATCGACGGGTGGAATAAATTGCCAGTGGAGACCAGCGCTgactaagttctgcagggccagcaagatggcACTCATCCAACAGGCACCAATACAAGCACAACATGAAATCAGAAAGCCCCGTCCCCCTCTGAAATCtggatttaaaaaacaatttcacagCTATATATGAATAAATAAGAATGCACATATATGACTACAGTGGCAGGGTAGATTTCTGTACGTTAATAGCAGGGACGGGAAAACACAGGGGGAGGCTTGGCCTCTGCCGTGACTCTCGCGGATAGCCACTGTCGGACAGAGGGTGCTGGAGCAGATGGATCTGCGATCTGATCCAAAACGACCCCTCTTCTGCTGCTGGGTGCCGCCACTGACAAGGCGGAAGAAAGACTGGTCCAAGCGCCGCTCCCCTCTGGCATCCTACTGTTGTTCCCGGGGGGGGGAATAATCTTAACGATTCACAGAAAAACAGGAACCGCGATAAATACTCCCCACCTTTACCTGCAGCTTCACATGTGTCCGATCTACAGCAACTGCACGCTCATGTTTACGGAAGCAACGCACATTAGTCACATGCCGGTTAGGAGGGCCTCGTTAATGGCTTTCAGTCTGACACGACGGAAGGAGGGCTCTGGTGGGACTTGTAGTGCAATCGCGGCCGAACGGTGAGCTTTTCAGCAGGAAAAAACCACAACTCCCACAATCCACCACGGCAAGGGAACGGAACTAGAGGCAGTTTTTGTGAACCAACAAAAAACACGGTTTGCTGTTGCTGCTACGGTTTCAAGTAATGCCGCACGTCCTGCAGGCTCGCGCCAAGCGCCTGGATTCCCCGTAGCCAGCCTGGGCCGTATTAGGGGATGCAACCGGGAAGAAAAGGAATGGGCAGGAGCGAGTCCTCCGAAAGCTGCGCCAAGGGGGACTTTATTTGTCTTTATAGTCATCTCTTGGGACGGGATTTGCATCGGCGCCGGGTAGGAAGAGGACGGGCGGGTCTAGATATGAATTCCGGTTTAATGAATGGAAAAAGCGCTCCATCGAAGCTACACCTTAAAAAATACTTTTCATTGGCTAAACAAAAGCAACTGGTTAGTTAATAAGCATAAGAAACATCCTGATGCATTCCTTGATAGCTGAACGCTAGATAACAATTCACCAATAGTTTGATGACTATTCGTTAGTCTTATATTAACGGAACACTACAAAATGTTAAACGGTTAAAaaagggtaaacggtaatgactactggcaaaccaccccgtattgagtctgccaggaaaacgctagtgggcgccaccgcaagggtcagacatgactcggtccttgcacaggggatacctttacctttacaaagtgTTTAGCCTGAGGGCATACACTCCCTCGTAATGAGGCAGCAGCAACTGACATGAGGGCATTCAGTAGGCAGGGCAAACCCGTCCGACCCTCTGTGCACAAATCCTacttgggaggaagggaagattagGAGGAGTGCGGCCGGGTGGGCAGTAAGAAACTCCTGCAGAAGTGAAGCACGATTGAGAAGAGACCAAGAGTGCTGCTCTGCGGGTCTCCTTGCCTCCTGAGGACATTCTTCCCTGTGCCAATGTCCCTGCCTCAACCTGGTGCCATTTGCTGCAGACTAAGGTCTGTAAGGAAATCATATCTTCTGACCGtcacccctgcctcccccccccccaggtcctaaTATAAATCTGGTGCACATGCCgcgcatcaaagaattgaggcttttgaactctggtgctggagaagactcttgcgagtcccttgggctgcaaggtgaagaaaccggtcagtcctagaggagatcatcccagactgctccttagaaggccagatcctgaagatgaaactcaaatactttggccacctcatgagaaggaaggactccttggagaagagcctaatgctgggagcgattgagggcaaaagaagaaggggacgacagagaatgagggggctggatggagtcacggaagcagtaggtgcaaacttaaatggactccggggaatggtagaggacaggaaggcctggaggatcattgtcaatggggtcgcaatgggtccgacacgacttcgcaactaacaacaacaacttgcatACTAAGTCATGGCAAAACTGGTACCTTTCTTTCCTATGTGTCAATTAGATACGATCCAGAAAGAGTTGAGATCATCACATTCTGCCCTGTTTTGCCACATAATCAACTAATCCTCATACAGTTCTCCCAATAACGTCAAGGTCTCAGTAGTCACACAGTCATTATTAGTAATAgttattatttattgtggtggAGTATTCAAAACCAGCTTTCACCACTAGAGCCTGGATTCATTCGACCTCGTTCATTCGATAGTGTAGTCAGTGAATAGTTGTTTGAAGGGTTGAGTGTTCCTTTGGATTATTTTGTACAAACAGTAAACTGCTGTTTTGGCTGACTCcctacttttaaaaatagaaagattttttccccatttatttatttattttgttctggcaatctcctttcccctctgcttttgtaagacactttgaggctccttcaggtagtaagtagccatcaatatgcagatgacacccagctcttcctcctgatggatggccgccctgactctcccccagaagcattagccagctgcctggaagcagtgacgagatggctcaagcagagtcgtctgaagctcaatcctttaaagacggaggtcctgtggctaggtaggaagggcccttgcgaggaagcgcgcctgcctaccctggatggcgtgcagctctccacggctcatgccgccaggaacctaggcg
It contains:
- the CCDC28A gene encoding coiled-coil domain-containing protein 28A isoform X2; this translates as MEERKTKRRSPKTSSTHVTQMVNSKKSSLPPSKSTAFSNPAPQPPLQKPKLKRGIKERAKPLGAESKGAQSAPIQHSFLTDVSDVQEMEKGLLNLLNDFHSGKLQAFGNECSIEQMEHVRGMQEKLARLNLELYGELEELPEDKRKVASDSNLDRLLSDLEELNSSIQKLHLADAQGVPNTSTS
- the CCDC28A gene encoding coiled-coil domain-containing protein 28A isoform X1, encoding MEERKTKRRSPKTSSTHVTQMVNSKKSSLPPSKSTAFSNPAPQPPLQKPKLKRGIKERAKPLGAESKGAQSAPIQHSFLTDVSDVQEMEKGLLNLLNDFHSGKLQAFGNECSIEQMEHVRGMQEKLARLNLELYGELEELPEDKRKVASDSNLDRLLSDLEELNSSMYPFPEMDKPKTSFSRCSRCSKYQHKLKLQFPDVILI